One Massilia sp. 9096 genomic window carries:
- the rplK gene encoding 50S ribosomal protein L11 yields MAKKIVGFIKLQVAAGKANPSPPIGPALGQRGLNIMEFCKAFNARTQGMEPGMPIPVVITAFADKSFTFEMKTPPATYLIKKAAGVVKGSPKPHTDKVGTLTRAQAEEIAKTKQPDLTAADMDAAVRIIAGSARSMGITVEGI; encoded by the coding sequence ATGGCAAAGAAAATCGTCGGTTTTATCAAGCTGCAAGTGGCGGCTGGTAAGGCAAATCCCTCCCCCCCGATCGGCCCGGCACTCGGCCAGCGCGGTCTGAACATCATGGAATTCTGCAAGGCGTTCAACGCCCGTACCCAAGGCATGGAGCCGGGTATGCCGATTCCGGTGGTGATCACCGCCTTCGCGGACAAGTCCTTCACCTTCGAGATGAAGACCCCGCCGGCAACCTACCTGATCAAGAAAGCCGCTGGCGTCGTCAAGGGCTCGCCGAAGCCGCATACCGACAAGGTCGGCACGCTGACCCGCGCCCAGGCTGAAGAAATCGCAAAAACCAAACAGCCGGACCTGACCGCTGCCGACATGGATGCCGCTGTGCGCATCATCGCCGGCTCGGCTCGTTCGATGGGCATCACGGTGGAGGGTATCTAA
- the rplA gene encoding 50S ribosomal protein L1: MAKLSKRTKEMKAKVDRNKVYAFDNAVSIIKEFATAKFNESIDVAVQLGVDPKKSDQVVRGSVVLPAGTGKTVRVAVFAQGDKAEQARAAGADIVGMEDLADRVKAGDMPFDIVIASPDTMRIVGTLGQILGPRGLMPNPKVGTVTPDVAGAVRNAKAGQVQYRTDKAGIIHATIGRKSFSDEQLKTNLVALIDALNKAKPASSKGIYLRKVALSSTMGAGVRVDHATLNGQ, encoded by the coding sequence ATGGCTAAGCTGTCCAAGCGCACCAAAGAAATGAAAGCCAAAGTCGATCGCAACAAGGTTTACGCGTTCGACAACGCCGTTTCGATCATCAAAGAATTCGCAACCGCCAAGTTCAACGAGTCGATCGACGTCGCCGTCCAGCTGGGCGTGGACCCGAAGAAGTCGGACCAGGTGGTTCGTGGTTCGGTGGTCCTGCCGGCCGGTACCGGCAAGACCGTCCGCGTGGCCGTGTTCGCCCAAGGCGACAAGGCCGAGCAGGCTCGTGCAGCCGGTGCCGACATCGTCGGCATGGAAGACCTGGCAGACCGCGTCAAGGCCGGCGACATGCCGTTCGACATCGTGATCGCTTCGCCGGACACCATGCGTATCGTCGGTACCCTGGGTCAGATCCTGGGCCCGCGCGGCCTGATGCCGAACCCGAAGGTCGGCACCGTGACCCCGGACGTGGCAGGCGCCGTGCGCAATGCCAAGGCTGGTCAGGTCCAGTACCGCACCGACAAGGCCGGTATCATCCACGCCACCATCGGCCGCAAGTCGTTCTCGGACGAGCAGCTCAAGACCAACCTGGTCGCGCTGATCGACGCCCTGAACAAGGCCAAGCCGGCATCGTCGAAGGGTATCTACCTGCGCAAGGTCGCACTGTCGTCGACCATGGGCGCCGGTGTGCGTGTCGATCACGCTACCCTGAACGGCCAGTAA
- the rplL gene encoding 50S ribosomal protein L7/L12 — translation MAISKEEFLDAVGAMSVMELNDLVKAFEEKFGVSAAAMSAPAAGGGAAAPAAEEQTEFNVVLTEVGANKVGVIKAVREITGLGLKEAKDVVDGAPKTVKEALPKADAEAAKKKLEDAGAKAELK, via the coding sequence ATGGCAATTAGCAAAGAAGAGTTCCTGGACGCAGTTGGCGCAATGTCGGTCATGGAACTGAACGACCTGGTCAAGGCTTTCGAAGAGAAGTTCGGCGTGTCGGCAGCTGCAATGTCGGCACCGGCTGCTGGCGGCGGCGCTGCTGCTCCGGCTGCTGAAGAGCAGACCGAGTTCAACGTTGTTCTGACCGAAGTCGGCGCGAACAAGGTCGGCGTCATCAAGGCCGTTCGTGAAATCACCGGCCTGGGCCTGAAAGAAGCCAAGGACGTCGTTGACGGCGCACCGAAGACCGTCAAGGAAGCCCTGCCGAAAGCTGACGCTGAAGCCGCCAAGAAGAAGCTGGAAGACGCTGGCGCCAAGGCCGAGCTCAAGTAA
- the rplJ gene encoding 50S ribosomal protein L10 — MGLNLNDKKVVVEEVSAKVASAQTIVVAEYRGIQVSALTKLRANARSQGVYLRVLKNTLARRAVEGTQFAPLADSMVGPLIYSISDDAVAAAKVISDFSKTNDKLVVKGGNYAGKNLDVAGVTALASIPSREVLIAQLLGVMQAPVSGFARVLAAVAAQKGEGAAAPAEAEAAAE; from the coding sequence GTGGGTCTTAATCTGAATGACAAAAAGGTCGTCGTCGAAGAAGTTAGCGCGAAAGTAGCAAGCGCGCAAACCATCGTCGTCGCCGAGTACCGTGGCATCCAGGTTAGTGCTCTGACGAAACTCCGTGCAAATGCTCGTTCGCAGGGCGTGTACCTGCGTGTTCTGAAGAACACGCTGGCTCGCCGCGCTGTGGAAGGCACCCAGTTCGCACCTCTGGCCGACAGCATGGTTGGTCCGCTGATCTACTCGATCTCGGACGACGCCGTGGCTGCCGCCAAGGTCATCAGCGACTTCTCGAAGACCAACGACAAACTGGTGGTCAAGGGCGGTAACTACGCTGGTAAGAACCTGGATGTCGCCGGCGTTACCGCGCTGGCAAGCATCCCGAGCCGTGAAGTCCTCATCGCCCAGCTGCTGGGCGTCATGCAGGCTCCGGTTTCCGGCTTTGCACGAGTTCTGGCCGCAGTCGCGGCACAAAAAGGCGAAGGCGCCGCAGCTCCGGCAGAAGCCGAAGCAGCAGCAGAGTAA
- the rpoB gene encoding DNA-directed RNA polymerase subunit beta → MHYSFTEKKRIRKSFAKRANVHNVPYLLATQLESYENFLQADAGPTVRKNEGLQSAFTSIFPIVSHNGFARLEFLSYVLGDPAFDVKECQQRGLTFASPLRAKVRLVILDKESPTKPVVKEMKEQEVYMGELPLMTANGSFVINGTERVIVSQLHRSPGVFFEHDRGKTHSSGKLLFSARIIPYRGSWLDFEFDPKDILFFRVDRRRKMPVTILLKAIGMTPEQILANFFVFDNFNLRSEGAELEFVAERLRGEVARFDIVDPKSGKTLVQKDKRINAKHVRDIENAGISFISVPEDYLVGRVLATNVVDGDTGEVIANANDELTDELLGKLRDADIESIQTLYTNDLDQGAYISQTLRTDDTADQTAARVAIYRMMRPGEPPTEESVEALFNGLFYMPERYDLSAVGRMKFNRRIGRDELTGDMTLSNEDILAVIKILVELRNGRGEVDDIDHLGNRRVRCVGELAENQFRAGLVRVERAVKERLGQAEADNLMPHDLINSKPISAAIREFFGSSQLSQFMDQTNPLSEITHKRRVSALGPGGLTRERAGFEVRDVHPTHYGRVCPIETPEGPNIGLINSLALYARLNEYGFLETPYRKVDGSKVTDKIEYLSAIEEGRYIIAQANAAINGEGQLVDELVSAREAGETILVSPERIQYMDVAPGQVVSVAASLIPFLEHDDANRALMGANMQRQAVPCLRPEKAFVGTGIERTVAVDSGTTVQATRGGLVDYVDAGRVVIRVNDDEAQAGEVGVDIYNLIKYTRSNQNTNINQRPIVQVGDRVARGDVIADGASTDLGELALGQNMLVAFMPWNGLNFEDSILISENVVKDDRYTSIHIEELSVVARDTKLGPEEITRDISNLAENQLARLDESGIVYIGAEVQAGDVLVGKVTPKGETQLTPEEKLLRAIFGEKASDVKDTSLRVPSGMVGTVIDVQVFTREGIVRDKRAQQIIDDELKRFRLDLNDQLRIVEGDAFQRLERLLVGKTVNGGPKKLNKGAVITAEYLADLDKFHWFDIRPADDETANALEAMKESINEKRHQFDLAFEEKRKKLTQGDELQPGVQKMVKVYLAVKRRLQSGDKMAGRHGNKGVVSRIVPVEDMPFMADGTPADVVLNPLGVPSRMNVGQILETHLGWAAKGLGLRLGEMIKAKAETEQLRAFLGKIYNETGKKEDLDNFSDEEIVSLANNLKNGVPFATPVFDGAHEEEIRRMLDLAFPDPIAKHLGMTPSKNQVTMFDGRTGEAFERKVTVGFMHMLKLHHLVDDKMHARSTGPYSLVTQQPLGGKAQFGGQRFGEMEVWALEAYGASYVLQEMLTVKSDDVNGRTKVYENLVKGDHVIDAGMPESFNVLVKEIRSLGIDIDLERS, encoded by the coding sequence ATGCACTACTCATTTACTGAGAAGAAACGCATTCGCAAGTCGTTCGCGAAGCGCGCCAACGTTCACAACGTTCCCTATCTCCTGGCTACGCAGCTGGAGTCTTACGAGAATTTCCTGCAGGCGGACGCTGGTCCGACCGTCCGCAAGAACGAGGGCCTGCAATCGGCTTTCACCTCCATTTTCCCGATCGTGTCGCACAACGGTTTTGCGCGCCTCGAGTTCCTCTCGTACGTGCTGGGTGACCCTGCTTTCGACGTCAAGGAATGCCAACAACGCGGCCTGACTTTCGCGTCGCCGCTGCGCGCCAAGGTGCGCCTGGTGATCCTGGACAAGGAATCGCCGACCAAGCCGGTCGTGAAGGAAATGAAGGAACAGGAAGTGTACATGGGCGAACTGCCGCTCATGACCGCCAACGGTTCGTTCGTCATCAACGGCACCGAGCGTGTGATCGTTTCTCAGCTGCACCGTTCGCCGGGCGTGTTCTTCGAGCACGACCGCGGCAAGACGCACTCGTCGGGCAAGCTGCTGTTCTCGGCACGTATCATTCCATATCGCGGCTCGTGGCTGGACTTCGAGTTCGACCCGAAAGATATCCTGTTCTTCCGCGTCGACCGCCGCCGCAAGATGCCGGTGACGATCCTGCTGAAAGCCATCGGCATGACGCCGGAGCAGATCCTGGCGAACTTCTTCGTCTTTGACAATTTCAACCTGCGCTCGGAAGGCGCGGAACTGGAATTCGTGGCCGAGCGCCTGCGCGGCGAAGTCGCGCGCTTCGACATCGTCGATCCGAAGTCGGGCAAGACGCTGGTCCAGAAGGACAAGCGCATCAATGCCAAGCACGTGCGCGACATCGAGAACGCCGGCATCTCGTTCATCTCGGTACCGGAAGACTACCTGGTCGGCCGCGTGCTGGCCACCAACGTGGTCGACGGCGACACCGGTGAAGTCATCGCCAACGCCAACGACGAGCTGACCGACGAACTGCTGGGCAAGCTGCGCGACGCCGACATCGAATCGATCCAGACGCTGTACACCAACGACCTGGACCAGGGCGCCTACATCTCGCAGACCCTGCGCACCGACGACACCGCCGACCAGACCGCCGCACGCGTGGCGATCTATCGCATGATGCGTCCTGGCGAACCGCCGACCGAAGAATCGGTCGAGGCGCTGTTCAACGGCCTGTTCTACATGCCGGAACGTTACGACCTGTCGGCTGTCGGCCGCATGAAGTTCAACCGCCGTATCGGCCGTGACGAGCTGACCGGCGACATGACCCTGTCGAACGAAGACATCCTGGCCGTGATCAAGATCCTGGTCGAGCTGCGCAATGGCCGCGGCGAAGTCGACGACATCGACCACCTGGGTAACCGCCGCGTGCGTTGCGTCGGCGAACTGGCTGAAAACCAGTTCCGCGCCGGCCTGGTGCGCGTCGAGCGCGCCGTCAAGGAACGCCTCGGCCAGGCCGAAGCGGACAACCTGATGCCGCACGACCTGATCAACAGCAAGCCGATCTCGGCCGCGATCCGCGAATTCTTCGGTTCGTCGCAGCTGTCGCAGTTCATGGACCAGACCAACCCGCTGTCGGAAATCACGCACAAACGCCGTGTTTCCGCACTGGGCCCGGGCGGCCTGACCCGCGAGCGCGCCGGCTTCGAAGTCCGCGACGTGCACCCGACCCACTACGGCCGCGTTTGCCCGATCGAAACGCCGGAAGGCCCGAACATCGGCCTGATCAACTCGCTGGCACTGTACGCCCGCCTGAACGAATACGGCTTCCTGGAAACCCCGTACCGCAAGGTCGATGGTTCGAAAGTCACCGACAAGATCGAATACCTGTCCGCGATCGAAGAGGGCCGCTACATCATCGCCCAGGCGAACGCCGCGATCAATGGCGAAGGCCAGCTGGTCGACGAGCTGGTGTCGGCGCGTGAAGCCGGCGAGACCATCCTGGTGTCGCCGGAGCGCATCCAGTACATGGACGTGGCCCCGGGCCAGGTCGTGTCGGTGGCGGCATCGCTGATTCCGTTCCTCGAGCACGACGACGCAAACCGTGCACTGATGGGCGCCAACATGCAGCGCCAGGCCGTGCCTTGCCTGCGTCCGGAAAAAGCCTTCGTCGGTACCGGCATCGAGCGCACCGTGGCGGTGGACTCGGGCACGACCGTGCAGGCAACCCGTGGCGGTCTGGTGGACTACGTCGATGCAGGCCGCGTGGTGATCCGCGTCAACGACGACGAGGCGCAAGCCGGCGAAGTCGGTGTGGACATTTACAACCTGATCAAGTACACCCGTTCGAACCAGAACACCAACATCAACCAGCGTCCGATCGTGCAAGTGGGCGACCGTGTCGCACGCGGTGACGTGATCGCCGACGGCGCATCGACTGACCTGGGCGAACTGGCCCTGGGCCAGAACATGCTGGTGGCGTTCATGCCGTGGAACGGCTTGAATTTCGAGGACTCGATCCTCATCTCTGAGAATGTCGTCAAGGACGACCGCTACACCTCGATCCACATCGAGGAACTGTCGGTGGTTGCCCGCGATACCAAACTGGGACCGGAAGAAATCACCCGCGACATCTCGAACCTGGCCGAAAACCAGCTGGCTCGCCTGGACGAGTCGGGCATCGTCTACATCGGCGCCGAAGTGCAAGCCGGTGACGTGCTGGTCGGTAAGGTGACCCCGAAGGGCGAGACCCAGCTGACCCCGGAAGAGAAGCTGCTGCGCGCGATCTTCGGCGAAAAAGCGTCGGACGTGAAAGACACCTCGCTGCGCGTGCCTTCGGGCATGGTCGGCACCGTGATCGACGTGCAAGTGTTCACCCGTGAAGGCATCGTGCGCGACAAGCGCGCCCAGCAGATCATCGACGATGAACTCAAGCGCTTCCGCCTGGACCTGAACGACCAGCTGCGTATCGTGGAAGGCGACGCCTTCCAGCGTCTCGAGCGTCTGCTCGTGGGCAAGACCGTGAATGGCGGTCCGAAGAAGCTGAACAAGGGCGCCGTGATCACCGCCGAGTACCTGGCCGACCTGGACAAGTTCCACTGGTTCGACATCCGCCCGGCCGACGACGAAACCGCCAACGCCCTCGAGGCGATGAAGGAATCGATCAACGAGAAGCGTCACCAGTTCGACCTGGCGTTCGAAGAAAAGCGCAAGAAGCTGACGCAAGGCGACGAGCTGCAGCCGGGCGTGCAAAAGATGGTCAAGGTCTACCTGGCCGTCAAGCGCCGCCTGCAGTCGGGCGACAAGATGGCGGGCCGCCACGGTAACAAGGGTGTGGTCTCGCGTATCGTGCCGGTGGAAGACATGCCGTTCATGGCCGATGGTACCCCGGCCGACGTCGTGCTGAACCCGCTGGGCGTGCCGTCGCGTATGAACGTCGGTCAGATCCTGGAAACCCACCTGGGTTGGGCAGCGAAAGGTCTGGGCCTGCGTCTGGGCGAAATGATCAAGGCCAAGGCAGAGACCGAGCAACTGCGCGCTTTCCTGGGCAAGATCTACAACGAGACCGGCAAGAAGGAAGATCTGGACAACTTCAGCGACGAGGAAATCGTCTCGCTGGCGAACAACCTCAAGAACGGCGTGCCGTTCGCGACCCCGGTGTTCGACGGTGCGCACGAGGAAGAAATCCGCCGCATGCTGGACCTGGCCTTCCCTGACCCGATCGCCAAGCACCTGGGCATGACCCCGTCGAAGAACCAGGTCACGATGTTCGACGGCCGCACCGGCGAAGCGTTCGAGCGCAAGGTGACCGTGGGCTTCATGCACATGCTGAAGCTGCATCACCTGGTTGATGATAAGATGCACGCCCGTTCGACCGGTCCGTACTCGCTGGTGACGCAGCAGCCGCTGGGTGGTAAAGCCCAGTTCGGCGGCCAGCGCTTCGGTGAGATGGAGGTGTGGGCACTGGAGGCGTACGGCGCATCGTACGTGCTGCAGGAAATGCTGACCGTCAAGTCGGACGACGTGAATGGCCGTACCAAGGTGTACGAGAACCTGGTCAAGGGCGACCATGTGATCGACGCCGGTATGCCGGAATCGTTCAACGTGCTGGTCAAGGAAATCCGCTCGCTGGGTATCGATATCGATCTCGAGCGCAGCTAA
- the tuf gene encoding elongation factor Tu — MAKEKFERTKPHVNVGTIGHVDHGKTTLTAAIATVLSKKFGGEAKAYDQIDAAPEEKARGITINTAHVEYETANRHYAHVDCPGHADYIKNMITGAAQMDGAILVCSAADGPMPQTREHILLARQVGVPYIIVFLNKCDLVDDAELLELVEMEVRELLSKYEFPGDDLPIIKGSARMALEGQAGELGEDAIMKLADALDSYIPTPERAVDGAFLMPVEDVFSISGRGTVVTGRVERGIIKVGEEIEIVGIVDTVKTIVTGVEMFRKLLDQGQAGDNVGLLLRGTKREDVQRGQVLAKPGSIKPHTDFTGEVYVLSKDEGGRHTPFFNNYRPQFYFRTTDVTGSIVLPADKEMVMPGDNVSITVKLIAPIAMEEGLRFAIREGGRTVGAGVVAKIIA, encoded by the coding sequence ATGGCTAAGGAAAAATTCGAACGGACCAAGCCGCACGTCAACGTCGGCACTATCGGTCACGTTGATCACGGCAAAACCACCCTGACGGCTGCAATCGCAACCGTCCTGTCGAAGAAATTCGGCGGTGAAGCCAAGGCCTACGACCAGATCGACGCGGCTCCGGAAGAAAAAGCACGCGGCATCACCATCAACACCGCGCACGTCGAGTACGAGACCGCAAACCGTCACTACGCGCACGTTGACTGCCCAGGCCACGCCGACTACATCAAGAACATGATCACCGGCGCTGCCCAGATGGACGGCGCGATCCTGGTGTGCTCGGCCGCTGACGGCCCGATGCCGCAGACCCGCGAGCACATCCTGCTGGCGCGTCAGGTTGGCGTTCCGTACATCATCGTGTTCCTGAACAAGTGCGACCTGGTCGACGACGCAGAACTGCTGGAACTGGTCGAAATGGAAGTGCGCGAGCTCCTGTCGAAGTACGAGTTCCCGGGCGACGACCTGCCGATCATCAAGGGTTCGGCACGTATGGCCCTGGAAGGCCAGGCAGGCGAGCTGGGCGAAGACGCGATCATGAAGCTGGCCGACGCACTGGACAGCTACATCCCGACCCCGGAACGTGCCGTTGACGGCGCCTTCCTGATGCCGGTGGAAGACGTGTTCTCGATCTCGGGCCGCGGTACCGTGGTGACCGGTCGTGTCGAGCGCGGCATCATCAAGGTCGGCGAAGAGATCGAAATCGTCGGTATCGTCGACACCGTCAAGACCATCGTCACCGGCGTCGAGATGTTCCGCAAGCTGCTGGACCAGGGTCAAGCTGGCGACAACGTCGGCCTGCTGCTGCGCGGCACCAAGCGTGAAGACGTCCAGCGTGGCCAGGTTCTGGCCAAGCCGGGCTCGATCAAGCCGCACACCGACTTCACCGGCGAAGTGTACGTGCTGTCGAAGGACGAGGGCGGCCGTCACACCCCGTTCTTCAACAACTATCGTCCGCAGTTCTACTTCCGTACCACGGACGTGACCGGTTCGATCGTTCTGCCGGCCGATAAAGAGATGGTCATGCCGGGCGACAACGTGTCGATCACCGTCAAGCTGATCGCTCCGATCGCGATGGAAGAAGGTCTGCGCTTCGCAATCCGCGAAGGTGGCCGTACCGTCGGCGCCGGCGTGGTTGCCAAGATCATCGCCTAA
- the nusG gene encoding transcription termination/antitermination protein NusG, with translation MSDNVQQDNVPGDVPAQDAGAPLSTPVSNKRWYVVHVYSGMEKSVMRGLTDRIERGGMQEQFGRILVPTEEVVEVKNGSKSVSERRFFPGYVLVEMEMTDETWHLVKNTPKVTGFIGGKSNKPTPIPAREIDKIMQQVQEGVEKPRPKVLYEVGEQVRIKEGPFTDFNGNVEEVNYEKSKVRVTVTIFGRATPVELEFGQVEKV, from the coding sequence ATGAGCGATAACGTTCAGCAAGACAACGTGCCGGGTGATGTCCCGGCACAAGACGCTGGTGCCCCGCTGAGCACGCCGGTCAGCAACAAGCGCTGGTACGTCGTGCATGTCTACTCGGGCATGGAAAAGAGCGTGATGCGCGGCCTGACCGACCGCATCGAGCGCGGCGGCATGCAAGAGCAGTTCGGCCGCATCCTGGTCCCGACCGAAGAAGTGGTCGAAGTCAAGAACGGCAGCAAATCGGTGTCCGAGCGGCGCTTCTTCCCGGGTTATGTGCTGGTCGAGATGGAAATGACCGACGAGACCTGGCACCTCGTGAAGAATACGCCCAAGGTCACCGGCTTCATCGGCGGCAAGAGCAACAAGCCGACGCCGATCCCGGCGCGCGAGATCGACAAGATCATGCAGCAGGTCCAGGAAGGCGTCGAAAAGCCGCGGCCCAAAGTGCTGTACGAAGTGGGCGAGCAGGTGCGCATCAAGGAAGGCCCGTTCACCGACTTCAACGGCAACGTCGAGGAAGTCAACTACGAAAAGTCGAAGGTGCGTGTCACTGTCACCATCTTCGGCCGCGCGACTCCGGTGGAACTGGAGTTCGGCCAGGTAGAGAAAGTCTAA
- the secE gene encoding preprotein translocase subunit SecE, protein MSNQSVQTVSTSNDKFKVVLAVVAAIAGVVGFFILKGQNKPALMCAGALVAGLVVAVLLLWTSAAGRDFLGFAKESVRETKKVVWPTRKEATQITAVVFGFVLVMAIFLWGTDKILEFLMYDVILGWKQ, encoded by the coding sequence ATGTCTAATCAATCCGTGCAAACCGTCAGCACCTCGAACGACAAGTTCAAGGTCGTGCTGGCAGTGGTTGCTGCGATTGCAGGCGTGGTCGGCTTCTTCATTCTGAAAGGCCAGAACAAACCAGCTCTGATGTGCGCAGGCGCACTCGTGGCTGGTCTTGTCGTTGCCGTGCTGCTGTTGTGGACGTCTGCTGCCGGACGCGATTTCCTGGGCTTCGCCAAGGAATCCGTACGCGAAACGAAGAAGGTTGTTTGGCCCACCCGCAAAGAAGCGACCCAGATCACCGCCGTGGTATTTGGTTTCGTGCTGGTGATGGCGATTTTCCTGTGGGGCACGGATAAGATTCTTGAGTTCCTGATGTACGACGTGATCCTGGGGTGGAAACAGTAA